TCACCACCTGGACCAAAGCAGAGATCTGGAGGTTCTTCGCACAGTTCCAGTGACACCCCGCATCACGGGGTGGAGCCAGGATGAGGATGATCCTGGCTCCACCCCGTTTGGTCACGGCCGAACAGCCCCTGGGAGACGTGGCGTTCGTACATACTCCACGAGCTGAAGACGAATCCGAGGCGGCGGGAGAGCACCCAACCGACACGGACCCGGTGGGCGGCGGAGACACTGCATACAGGCGGGCCGTTCCCCGGTCCGGACAAGACCGTTCTCGTCGAGACCGGCGTGCCCTACGCCACCCATATGTCCCTGCTGAGTGTGCTTCAGGAGCGGAGACAGCGCGGCGCACAACACCGTGGCCATGCCGTGGGGTATCTATCCGCTCCAGCCAGCGCAGTGTGCTGGCCTCATCGCGGATGTTCTCGTCTTGTACTTCGCTGATCAGTACAAGGTGTGGGCCTGGCGCCGGTCGTGTATCAGGCCCGTACCGAGGAAGCCCGGAGCCTTCCGGTAACCGTCGGCGAACGGTCAGAACCCGTGAACCGGCAGGCCGAGGTCAGATCGCCTCCGGACGGGCCGAAGATTTCCGATTCACGCACTGCCTGATGCAGCGTCAGGCAAGTCGGCATCAGCTCAGCATCAGTCCATGCGGCGCTTCGCGCACACGCCTGCTCGGAGGCTCCCCGACAGCCTAGACGGCGCGGAAATGCGCAGGCGGGAAGCTAGGTCGTAGCAATACATGATCTTCTTGGAGGTCTTCGAGTCGAAGGCAGGACCATGTACAGTGTTGGGCGCCCTTGACCTGCAGAAAGCTGGCAGGGAGCCATCTTCAGGAGTCCAACATGCTGCGCACCATGTTCAAGTCCAAGATCCACCGCGCCACCGTCACCCAGGCCGACCTGCACTACGTCGGGTCCGTGACCATCGACGCCGAGCTGCTCGACGCCGCCGACCTGCTGCCGGGTGAGCTCGTGCACATCGTCGACATCACCAACGGCGCCCGGCTGGAGACGTACGTCATCGAGGGCGAGCGGGGCTCCGGGGTGATCGGGATCAACGGGGCCGCAGCCCACCTCGTCCATCCCGGTGATCTGGTGATCATCATCAGTTACGCTCAGGTCTCCGACGCCGAGGCCCGCGCCCTGCGGCCCAGGGTCGTGCACGTGGACCAGGGCAACCGGATCGTGGCGCTGGGTTCGGACGCCTCCGAGCCGGTGCCGGGTTCGGACCAGCGGCGAAGCCCGCAGGCCGCCACCGTCTGAGGTCTCGGGCAGCCGCCCGGCATCTCCGATCCGCACGCGAGGAGTCCCATGAGCGACGTACAGATCCGCGACGACCGGGCGGCCGGCCGACTGGAGGCCTTCGCCGGCGACGAACGGGCAGGTCACATCCAGTACTTCGTCCTCGCCTCCCCGCAGGACGCGCTCGTCCCGGTCCACACGATCGTCGAGCCCGCGTACGAGGGGCAGGGCGTCGCGGGCTCGCTGGCCCGCGAGCTGTACGGCATCGCGGCCCGCGAGGGCGCCGTCGTCGCCCCGCTGTGCCCGTACGTCGTGAAGTGGGCCGAACGCCACCCCGACGAGGCCCCCGCCGCGGATCCAGAGCTGCTGCGGGCCGCGAAGGACTGGCTGATCGCCCACCCCGAGGGCTTCTGAGCGACCGGCGGGCGAGGAGGGGCGGGGCGGCGCGGCCGACCGGGTGAGTGGCCGCGCGGGCGACGGGTACCCGTGGCACAGGTCCATGGCCGACGTACCCATGGCTGGAGGACGTGATGACACACCCCGACCCGGACCCCGTGAAGCCCGGCCCCACCCCGGGCCCGGGCCCCGACCGACCGGAACCCTTCCCACCGCCCCCGTTCCCCGACCCCGTCCCCACCCCCGACCCGGACCCCGTGCCCAACCCGCCGGGCCCGGACCCCGTCCCCGGTGAACCGAGGCCGGGCCCGCTGTCGTAGGGGTCGTAGGGCGCGTAGGGCTCGTAGGCACAGAGAGGGAAAAGAAGTGCGGCCCGGCGTGGACATTTCCACGCCGGGCCGCAACGACAGAGTCAGGGGCGCGGGGCGTCACATACGCGGCCCCGCCGCGATAGCGCGACCGGCCATCGACAAGCCGCGACCGGCCACCGACAAGCCGCGACCGGCCACGGGCAACCCGTGGCCGCCGACCGATCGGCGCCCCCACCCCCTCAGGAACCCTCAGGCACCCTCAGGCTCAGGCCTCGACCTCGCCGCGCCCCTGCCCCCACAGCGTGTGGAACGAGCCCTCGCGGTCCACCCGGCGGTACGTGTGCGCGCCGAAGAAGTCCCGCTGCCCCTGCGTGAGCGCGGCGGGCAGCCGCTCGGCACGCAGCGCGTCGTAGTACGCCAGCGCCGCCGCGAACCCGGGGGTCGGCACGCCCTGCCGCGTCGCGGCGACCAGCACCTCGCGCCAGTCGTCCTGCGCCGCCGCGATCTCCTGGGCGAACGTCTCGTCGGAGAGCAGGCTCGGCAGGTCGGGGCGGGCGTCGTACGCCGCGCGGATCCGGTCGAGGAAGGCCGCGCGGATGATGCAGCCGCCCCGCCAGATCGACGCGACCTTGCCCAGGTCGATGTTCCAGTCGTACTCGTCGCGGGCGGCGTCGATCTCGTGGAAGCCCTGCGTGTACGACACGATCTTGGAGGCGTACAGCGCCTGCTCGACCCGGTCGGCGAAGGCGCCGGCCTCGGCCGCGCTGAGCGGGGTGGCCTTCGGGCCGGCCAGCGAACGCGAGGCGTCGCGCAGCGCGGCGTGGCCCGACAGGGAGCGCGCGAAGACGGCCTCGGCGATGCCGGAGACCGGAACGCCCAGGTCCAGCGCGATCTGCACGGTCCAGCGGCCGGTGCCCTTCTGCTCGGCCTGGTCGACGACCACGTCGACGAACGGCTTGCCGGTGGCCGCGTCCACGTGCGCCAGCACCTCGGCGGTGATCTCGATCAGGTACGAGTCGAGGCGCCCGGTGTTCCAGGTGCGGAAGATCTCGGCGATCTGCGCGGGGGTGTAGCCGGCCACGTCGCGCAGCAGCTGGTAGGCCTCGCCGATCAGCTGCATGTCGGCGTACTCGATGCCGTTGTGCACCATCTTCACGAAGTGCCCGGCGCCGTCCGGACCGACGTGCGTGACACAGGGCGCGCCGTCGGCTGCCTTCGCGGAGATCTTCTCCAGCATCGGGCCGAGGGAGTCGTACGACTCGACCGGGCCGCCGGGCATGATGCTCGGCCCGTTGAGCGCGCCCTCCTCGCCGCCGGAGATGCCCGCGCCGACGAAGTGGATGCCCTGCTCGCGCAGTGCGGCCTCACGGCGGCGGGTGTCGGCGAAGTGCGCGTTGCCACCGTCGATGATCATGTCGCCGGGCTCCAGGAGCGGTGCGAACTCCTCGATCACCGCGTCCGTCGGGCCGCCCGCCTTCACCATGACGACCAGACGCCGGGGGCGCTCCAGCGCCTGGACGAAGTCCTTGGCGGTCTCGGCCGCGATGAAGTCGCCCTCGTGCCCGTGCTCCTTGATCAGCGCGTGGGTCTTCGCCGCGGAGCGGTTGTGGACCGCGACCGTGTAGCCGTTGCGGGCGAAGTTGCGGGCGAGGTTGCTCCCCATGACCGCGAGGCCGGTGACGCCGATCTGGGCTGAAGTGCTCATACGGTTGGCTCCTATGGATCCTGATATCGGTGGTGCCGTTCCTGCATCAGTATTGTCCTTCCGGCCATCCTGACGTGCACCGGCCCCGTCCGCACTGCGCGGCCTGCCGGGCTTGAGTACGCAGGAAGGGCCCTACCTGCCTCAATGGGGCGCGCAACCCGACGCATTGCGCGCCGTCCCTGGTCACTCGCGCGCCGGACGGGCGCACTTATGCGCCGGAGCAGGTCGCTTACCCGCCACTCGCGGGACGGGAGCGGCTGAATTTTCGTCTTGTCCTGGCCGGTTCGCGGCGCTTACTTTTGCGGCTCACTGCATAGGCGAGGGGGATACTCCATGGCCGTACGCGGTCGGCACCGGCGGTACCAACCGAACAGGATCAACCGCGCCTCACTCACCGTCACGGCGGGCGGCGCGGGCATGGCGCTCCCGCTGATCGGCACCGGTGTCGCGGAAGCGGCCGATGTCGAGACCTGGGACAAGGTCGCGGCCTGTGAGTCCACCAACGACTGGAACATCAACAGCGGCAACGGCTACTACGGCGGCCTGCAGTTCAGCCAGTCCACCTGGGAGGCCTTCGGCGGCACGGCGTACGCCGCCCGCGCGGACCTGGCCACCAAGGAACAGCAGATCGCGATCGCCGAGAAGGTCCTCGACGGACAAGGGCCCGACGCCTGGCCCGTCTGCTCGGAGCGCGCGGGCCTCACCCGTGGCGGCGGCGGGCCGACCCGCCAGATCGAGGACGTGAAGCCCCAGACCACCCCTCAGTCGCAGGCCGGCAAGGTCGAGATGTACACGGTGGTCCGCGGCGACACCCTCTCCGAGATCGCCGACTCCCAGGACGTCAGGGGCGGCTGGCGCAAGCTCTACGCGGCCAACCGCTCGACCATAGGCTCCGACCCGAACGTGATAATCCCTGGCCAGCGCCTGAGCCTGAACACGGCCGGCCAGAAGCAGGACCACAAGCAGGAACCGAAGCAAGAGGCCGAGCAGGAGAAGAAACAAGAAAAGAAGCAGGAGAAGAAACAACAGAAGCAGCAGAAGCAACAGAAGCAGCAGGCCTCCGAGAAGCGGCAGGAGTCGGCGTCCCTCGTCGCCCCCGTGAGCGCCTCCCTCGGCACGCCGTACCGCGCTTCGGGCTCCTCCTGGTCGAAGGGCTACCACACGGGCGTCGACTTCCCCGTGTCGACCGGCAGCACGGTCAAGTCCGTGGCCGCCGGCGAGGTGGTCACCTCGGGCTGGGGCGGCTCCTTCGGCTACCAGGTGGTGATCCGGCACACCGACGGCCGGTACTCGCAGTACGCCCACCTCTCGGCGATCTCCGTGAAGACCGGGCAGAACGTGAGCGCCGGACAGCGCATAGGCCGCTCCGGTTCCACGGGCAACAGCTCGGGCCCGCATCTGCACTTCGAGGTGCGGACGGGGCCCGGCTTCGGCAGCGACATCGATCCGATCGCCTATCTGCGGGCGGGAGGGGTTCGGATCTGACGTGGCGGCCTGACGTGGTGCGGGAGGCCCGGTCCGGGCCTCCCGCTCAGGATTTCACGCGGTCGCGATGCCGATCGAGGAGTGCCCTGGGCACATACAGCTCATCCTGGAAGGGCAGCGGCAGCAGTCCGTGCGGGGTTCCCTCCTCGTCCGCCGCGCTCCTGGCCAGGAACGGCGCCGGTACGACCACACGCTGCTCCAGTCCGATCGCGTCCCCGGTGTCCGGCACCCCGGCGGTCCCGGCGGTCTGGCGCGGAAGCCCCGCGAGCAGCTCCTCCAGGGCCAGGGAGTCCCGGTCGGCGGTCGTGACGGTCGCGCCTTCGCCGGCCCCGTCCGCCCGTACCTCGTCGGCGAGCCGCTCGGTGGTCAGCAGGATCAGGCCACCCGCCGCGACGACACCGCAGCCCAGTGCGAGCAGGGTGCCGGTCGTGCCGTAGCGGAACGTCTCGCCGAACATCGTGATGCCGACCGCGGCCGCCACCACCGGGTTCACCACGGTCAGCGTGGCGAGCGGGGCCGTCAGGCCGCCGCCCCGGTACGCGGCCTGGGACAGCAGCAGACCGGCCGTCGCGAAGGCACCGATGAGGGCGAGGGTCGGCAGGTCGGAGAGCGTGACGCCGTCCGTCCAGTCGACGGCGACTGTCTTGGTGAAGACCGAGGACATGCCGAACGCGACACCGGAGGCGACCGCGAGCAGGATGCTGCGGACCGCCGGGTGCCGGTGCGCCGCGTGGCCCGCCACCATCAGCGCGGCCACCGCGCCCCCGCTGACCACGGCCACCAGCACCCGCTGGGCGGTGTCCAGGGACTGTGCGTCGGCCGAGCCGACCAGGGACAGCAGGCCCGCCAGACCCACCGTCGCCATGATCGCGCCCCGCCAGGCCGTCGCGCCCGCCCTGCGGCCCACGAAGAGCGCCGCCATGGGCAGGGCGAAGACGATGGTCAGCGCGCCCAGCGGCTGCACCAGGCTCAGCGGGCCGTAGGCGAGGGCCACCACGTGCAGCAGGCCGCCGAGGCCGTTCAGTCCCACGGCGGCCCACCAGACCGGCCGGCGCAGCGGTGCGTAGGACTGGCCGGAGGAGGACACCGCGACTCGCTCCTGGACGATCGCCCCGCCCGCGTAGGCCACGGCGGAGACGAACGACAGCAGGACGGACAACGCGAGGGCGCTCATGTGCGGCTCCTCAGCGCGGTGCGGGGGCTCCCGGCCCGGCGCGGTGAACGCTCGGCTTTCATGGTGACCACGATGCCTCCGATACGCCTCCGCGTCGTCGTACCTGAGCACTCAATAGGTCCTACTGCCGTTGGAGTACGAGGGTCCCGTCGTCATACCCCAGGGGGGCGACACGGGGTGCATGCCGCCGCCCGAAGACGTAGCCGTGCCCTGGTACTACTCGTCCTCGTGGATCACGACCCAGGCCTCACCGCCCTCTCGGCCCTCGGCGGCTTCTTCGTACTACGCACGGGACGACCGGCGCACGGCGAGCCGCCCACCCTGGCGGAGGCGTACGCGGCACGGGATGCCGATGTGAAACAGGAGGTTTACGCGAATCCCGTAATTTTCCGTGTCCGGAAGGTCGCGCGGAGTCTGCGGGCGCCCGAGCCGCGCGTGGCCGCGTCCATCGCCCACCTCGGCTTCGCCGCGCGCCTGTGGTCGGTGACCCTGGGGTCGGTCGCCCTGTACGGGCGCGTCCCCGACCTCGACCCCCGTCTCCTGCGCTGGGACGCCGACGCGAGCGCCCCGGACGAGCTGTGGCTGGCCGAGGTGCGCGGCCTGCCCGCCGAACGGATCGGCGAGATCGTTCGGGACGGCCACCTCGTACCGCTGGCGGCGTCCCTGCGCGCTCAACTGGGGCTCTCCGAGCGCCTGTTGTGGGGAAACGTGGCCTCCGCGCTGATGGGGGCCGTGCGCCAGATCGACCGCTGGACGGCGGCCAACGGCCGTACGGAGGCGGCGAGTCGGGCCCGTGCCGCCGCCACCGACCTGTTCGCGCACCCCACCCTGACCGGCACGCTCGACCCGGTCACCCGTCGCCGCCGCAGCTGCTGCCTGTACTACCGGCTGCCGGACGGCGGGCTGTGCGGCGACTGCTGCTTCGACCGGCCGCCCGGCACCCGCTCCCGCCGCGGTCCTCGCGCCTGACCACGCCCCCGGTCCGCGCTGCCCGACCCCCGGGCGTGCGCCCGCGCCAACATCGTGGTCTTCCGCAACCGACCCTTCTGGGTGACCATGTGGGAACCAGCCGCTGAGACAGGGGGTTCCGGGTGCGAGTCGGCCTGCTGACCCGGGAGTATCCGCCCGACGTCTACGGTGGCGCGGGCGTCCATGTCGAGTTCCTCGCCCACGAGTTGCGGTCCCTGGTCGACCTGGACGTGCACTGCTGGGGCGAGGGCGCCGCCGGCGGTGTCGTACGCCACCGGCCCTGGTCCGCGCTCGACGGCGCCAACGACGCGCTGCGCACGTTCTCCGTGGACCTCGCCATCGCCGCCGGCCTCGAAGGCCGCGAACTGGTCCACTCCCATACCTGGTACGCCAACCTCGCCGGTCACTTCGGCAAGCTGCTGCACGGCGTCCCCCATGTGATGACCGCCCACTCGCTGGAGCCGCTGCGCCCCTGGAAGGCCGAGCAACTGGGCGGCGGCTACGCCCTGTCCAGCTGGGCCGAGCGCACCGCGATCGAGTCCGCCGACGCGGTGATCGCCGTCTCCGGCGCCATGCGCGACGACATCCTCGGCTGCTACCCCGCCCTGGACCCGGCACGGCTCCACGTCGTGCACAACGGCATCGACACCTCGCTCTACCGGCCGGATCACGGCACGGACGTCCTCGACCGGATCGGCGTCGACCCCGCCCGCCCGTACGTCCTGTTCGTCGGCCGCATCACCCGGCAGAAGGGCGTGCCTCATCTGCTGCGGGCCGTACGGGACATCGACCCGGCCGCACAGGTCGTGCTCTGCGCGGGCGCGCCCGACACCCCGGAGATCGACCAGGAGTTCCGGGACCTCTTCGCGGAGCTGAGCCGCGTCCGCGAGGGTCTGTTCTGGATCCCGCAGATGCTGCCGCGCCCGGACGTGATCCAGCTCCTGACCCACGCGGCCGTGTTCGTCTGCCCGTCGGTGTACGAGCCGCTCGGCATCGTCAACCTGGAGGCCATGGCCTGCGGTACGGCCGTGGTGGCGTCGCGGGTGGGCGGTATCCCGGAAGTCGTGGAGGACGGCGTCACCGGCCTGCTCGTGCCGAGCGGGGACGACTTCGAGAACGGGTTGGCCCGAGCCCTGGACTCCGTGCTCGCCGATCCCGCGACGGCCGCCCGGCTGGGCGAGGCCGGCCGGGAGCGCGCGGTGCGGGAGTTCGGTTGGGACGCGGTCGCCCGGCGGACGGTCCGGCTTTACGAGGAAGTCCTCAAACAGGGGTAGTCACAGGGCAGTCAGGATCAGCGTTCGGCACGACCGGGCGTAGAGGGGCGGCGGGATGCGGCGCGGTGGACCTTCGGTGCTGGGAATCGTACTGGCGGGCGGTGAGGGCAAGAGGCTGATGCCCCTCACGGCCGACCGCGCGAAACCGGCGGTGACTTTCGGCGGCACGTACCGCCTGGTGGATTTCGTTCTCTCCAATCTCGTCAACGCGGACATCCTGCGCATCTGCGTGCTCACGCAGTACAAGTCGCATTCGCTGGACCGGCACATCACGACGACCTGGCGGATGTCGAGCCTGCTGGGCAACTACGTCACCCCGGTCCCGGCCCAGCAGCGGCTCGGCCCGCGCTGGTACCTGGGCAGCGCCGACGCGCTCCTGCAGTCCCTGAACCTGGTCCACGACGAACAGCCCGAGTACGTGGCCGTGTTCGGCGCCGACCACGTCTACCGCATGGACCCCCGCCAGATGCTGGCACAGCACATCGAGGGTGGCGCGGGCGTGACGGTGGCCGGGATCCGGGTGCCGCGCGCGGAGTCGCCGTCCTTCGGCGTGATCACGCCCGGCTCCGACGGCCGGACCGTCGAACGCTTCCTGGAGAAGCCGTCCGACCCGCCGGGCCTGATCGACGACCCCGAATGCGTGTTCGCTTCGATGGGCAACTACATCTTCACCACCAAGGCCCTGGTGGAGGCGCTCCAGCGGGACGCGGAGGACGAGGACTCCGTCCACGACATGGGCGGCTCGATCCTGCCCCAGCTCACCGACCGGGGCGAGGCCCAGCTCTACGACTTCAGCGCCAACCACGTACCCGGCGAGACCACCCGTGACCAGGGCTACTGGCGGGACGTCGGCACCCTCGACGCCTACTACGACGCCCATATGGACCTGATCGCCGAGCGCCCCGCCTTCAACCTCTTCAACCGCAGCTGGCCCATCTACACCAGCTCCGGCCAGCTCTCCCCGGCCCGCTTCAACGCGGGCGGCATCGCCAGCGAGTCGATCATCAGCGCGGGCTGTCTGATACGGGGCCAGGTGACGCGGTCCGTCCTCTCCCCGGGGGTCGTCGTGGACCCGGGCGCGGTCGTCCAGGGCTCGGTCCTGCACGACAACGTCCACATCGGGCGGGGCGCGGTCGTCCGGGGCGCGGTGCTCGACAAGAACGTCCAGGTGCCTCCGGGTGCCACCATCGGAGTCAACCCCGAAAAAGACGCCGAGCTGTACACCGTCTCCCGGGGCGGGGTGATCGCGTTGGGCAAGGGGCAGCAGGTGTCCTAGGGCAGGGCCTAGCCCTTCAGGGTGACCGGAGTGCACACAGATGTCGCATGAGTCCCGCCTTTCTTTAAGGGCGGGACTTAATCTGTTGTTAACTGTGCGTAGCTTGATCGTACTTGACCGTAATCGGCCAACAGCGATTGACTACCGACTCACCCGTCGTCGACGCGAGGCAAGCCCTTGACTCCTGACCTGCTCGCCCCCCTCGACCTTGCGTTCTGGAACATCGAGTCCGCCCAACACCCCATGCACCTGGCCGCCCTCGGCGTCTTCACGGCGAACTCGCCCACCGCGGGCGCCCATGCCGCCGAGCTGCTCGCCACGCGGTCCGCCGCGGTGCCGGCGCTGCGGATGCGGATCCGGGACGTGTGGTTCCCGGACGTCCGGCTGCCCCTGGCGTTCGGCGGCGCGACCCGGGAGCCCGTCGCCGACTTCGAGCCCTTCGACCACGTACGGCTGCACGCGCCGGTCGCCGACTTCCACACGGTGGCCGGACGGCTGATGGAACGCCCGCTGGAGCGCGGCCGGCCGCCATGGGAGGCGCACGTGCTGCCGGGGGCGGACGGCACCTCCTTCGCCGTGCTGTTCAAGTTCCACCACGCCCTCGCCGACGGACTGCGGGCGCTGACGCTCGCCGCGGCCGTCATGGACCCCATCGACATGCCCGCGCCCCGACCGCGCCCCGCCGAGCCGCCCCGCGGTCTCCTCCGCGACGTGCGCAAACTCCCCGACCTGGTCAGAGGCACCCTCTCCGACCTCGGGCGCGCCCTCGACATCGGCGCCTCCGTCGCCCGCACCACGCTCGACGCGAGCCTCGGGGCCCGTTCCCCGGCCGCGCTGACCTCCGAGGCCAGCGGCAC
This genomic stretch from Streptomyces deccanensis harbors:
- the panD gene encoding aspartate 1-decarboxylase: MLRTMFKSKIHRATVTQADLHYVGSVTIDAELLDAADLLPGELVHIVDITNGARLETYVIEGERGSGVIGINGAAAHLVHPGDLVIIISYAQVSDAEARALRPRVVHVDQGNRIVALGSDASEPVPGSDQRRSPQAATV
- a CDS encoding GNAT family N-acetyltransferase, giving the protein MSDVQIRDDRAAGRLEAFAGDERAGHIQYFVLASPQDALVPVHTIVEPAYEGQGVAGSLARELYGIAAREGAVVAPLCPYVVKWAERHPDEAPAADPELLRAAKDWLIAHPEGF
- the gndA gene encoding NADP-dependent phosphogluconate dehydrogenase codes for the protein MSTSAQIGVTGLAVMGSNLARNFARNGYTVAVHNRSAAKTHALIKEHGHEGDFIAAETAKDFVQALERPRRLVVMVKAGGPTDAVIEEFAPLLEPGDMIIDGGNAHFADTRRREAALREQGIHFVGAGISGGEEGALNGPSIMPGGPVESYDSLGPMLEKISAKAADGAPCVTHVGPDGAGHFVKMVHNGIEYADMQLIGEAYQLLRDVAGYTPAQIAEIFRTWNTGRLDSYLIEITAEVLAHVDAATGKPFVDVVVDQAEQKGTGRWTVQIALDLGVPVSGIAEAVFARSLSGHAALRDASRSLAGPKATPLSAAEAGAFADRVEQALYASKIVSYTQGFHEIDAARDEYDWNIDLGKVASIWRGGCIIRAAFLDRIRAAYDARPDLPSLLSDETFAQEIAAAQDDWREVLVAATRQGVPTPGFAAALAYYDALRAERLPAALTQGQRDFFGAHTYRRVDREGSFHTLWGQGRGEVEA
- a CDS encoding transglycosylase family protein, which translates into the protein MAVRGRHRRYQPNRINRASLTVTAGGAGMALPLIGTGVAEAADVETWDKVAACESTNDWNINSGNGYYGGLQFSQSTWEAFGGTAYAARADLATKEQQIAIAEKVLDGQGPDAWPVCSERAGLTRGGGGPTRQIEDVKPQTTPQSQAGKVEMYTVVRGDTLSEIADSQDVRGGWRKLYAANRSTIGSDPNVIIPGQRLSLNTAGQKQDHKQEPKQEAEQEKKQEKKQEKKQQKQQKQQKQQASEKRQESASLVAPVSASLGTPYRASGSSWSKGYHTGVDFPVSTGSTVKSVAAGEVVTSGWGGSFGYQVVIRHTDGRYSQYAHLSAISVKTGQNVSAGQRIGRSGSTGNSSGPHLHFEVRTGPGFGSDIDPIAYLRAGGVRI
- a CDS encoding DMT family transporter, which produces MSALALSVLLSFVSAVAYAGGAIVQERVAVSSSGQSYAPLRRPVWWAAVGLNGLGGLLHVVALAYGPLSLVQPLGALTIVFALPMAALFVGRRAGATAWRGAIMATVGLAGLLSLVGSADAQSLDTAQRVLVAVVSGGAVAALMVAGHAAHRHPAVRSILLAVASGVAFGMSSVFTKTVAVDWTDGVTLSDLPTLALIGAFATAGLLLSQAAYRGGGLTAPLATLTVVNPVVAAAVGITMFGETFRYGTTGTLLALGCGVVAAGGLILLTTERLADEVRADGAGEGATVTTADRDSLALEELLAGLPRQTAGTAGVPDTGDAIGLEQRVVVPAPFLARSAADEEGTPHGLLPLPFQDELYVPRALLDRHRDRVKS
- a CDS encoding (2Fe-2S)-binding protein, which encodes MDHDPGLTALSALGGFFVLRTGRPAHGEPPTLAEAYAARDADVKQEVYANPVIFRVRKVARSLRAPEPRVAASIAHLGFAARLWSVTLGSVALYGRVPDLDPRLLRWDADASAPDELWLAEVRGLPAERIGEIVRDGHLVPLAASLRAQLGLSERLLWGNVASALMGAVRQIDRWTAANGRTEAASRARAAATDLFAHPTLTGTLDPVTRRRRSCCLYYRLPDGGLCGDCCFDRPPGTRSRRGPRA
- the glgA gene encoding glycogen synthase — encoded protein: MRVGLLTREYPPDVYGGAGVHVEFLAHELRSLVDLDVHCWGEGAAGGVVRHRPWSALDGANDALRTFSVDLAIAAGLEGRELVHSHTWYANLAGHFGKLLHGVPHVMTAHSLEPLRPWKAEQLGGGYALSSWAERTAIESADAVIAVSGAMRDDILGCYPALDPARLHVVHNGIDTSLYRPDHGTDVLDRIGVDPARPYVLFVGRITRQKGVPHLLRAVRDIDPAAQVVLCAGAPDTPEIDQEFRDLFAELSRVREGLFWIPQMLPRPDVIQLLTHAAVFVCPSVYEPLGIVNLEAMACGTAVVASRVGGIPEVVEDGVTGLLVPSGDDFENGLARALDSVLADPATAARLGEAGRERAVREFGWDAVARRTVRLYEEVLKQG
- the glgC gene encoding glucose-1-phosphate adenylyltransferase codes for the protein MRRGGPSVLGIVLAGGEGKRLMPLTADRAKPAVTFGGTYRLVDFVLSNLVNADILRICVLTQYKSHSLDRHITTTWRMSSLLGNYVTPVPAQQRLGPRWYLGSADALLQSLNLVHDEQPEYVAVFGADHVYRMDPRQMLAQHIEGGAGVTVAGIRVPRAESPSFGVITPGSDGRTVERFLEKPSDPPGLIDDPECVFASMGNYIFTTKALVEALQRDAEDEDSVHDMGGSILPQLTDRGEAQLYDFSANHVPGETTRDQGYWRDVGTLDAYYDAHMDLIAERPAFNLFNRSWPIYTSSGQLSPARFNAGGIASESIISAGCLIRGQVTRSVLSPGVVVDPGAVVQGSVLHDNVHIGRGAVVRGAVLDKNVQVPPGATIGVNPEKDAELYTVSRGGVIALGKGQQVS
- a CDS encoding wax ester/triacylglycerol synthase family O-acyltransferase, which produces MTPDLLAPLDLAFWNIESAQHPMHLAALGVFTANSPTAGAHAAELLATRSAAVPALRMRIRDVWFPDVRLPLAFGGATREPVADFEPFDHVRLHAPVADFHTVAGRLMERPLERGRPPWEAHVLPGADGTSFAVLFKFHHALADGLRALTLAAAVMDPIDMPAPRPRPAEPPRGLLRDVRKLPDLVRGTLSDLGRALDIGASVARTTLDASLGARSPAALTSEASGTRRTAGVLVDLDDVHRIRKTVGGTVNDVLIAVVAGALRRWLDERGDGSDGVAPRALIPVSKRRPRTAHPQGNRLSGYLMKLPVDDPDPLRRLRTVRAAMDRNKEAGPNRGAGAVALLADHVLPLGHRLGGPLVSQAARLWFDILVTSVPLPSLGLRLGGCPLAEIYPLAPLAHGQSLAVAVSTYRGSVHYGLVADAEAVPDLDRLSGAVVREVRDLLAACEP